Proteins encoded by one window of Veillonellales bacterium:
- the wecB gene encoding UDP-N-acetylglucosamine 2-epimerase (non-hydrolyzing): protein MKRLKLLTVVGTRPEIIRLSRVMAKLDESETIQHITVHTGQNYDYELNEIFYKDLEIRKPDYFLNAAGKNATETAGQILINIDSVLEKEHPDAFLVLGDTNSCLCAIAAKKRHIPIFHMEAGNRCFDQRVPEESNRKIVDHIADINLTYSSIAREYLLREGLPADRIIKTGSPMYEVLMHYLPKIQQSPVLEQLGLEREKYFVVSAHREENINSEKNFFHLVEILNLIAEHYGFPVIVSTHPRTRKMIEEKQVRFHPLIQLMKPMGFSDYNWLQINAYAVLSDSGTISEESSILNFRALNIRETHERPEAMEEASVMMVGLNPERVMQGLVQLQYQEIGSERNFRLVADYTMPNVSDKVVRVIISYTDYVKRVVWQEY, encoded by the coding sequence GTGAAACGTCTTAAATTACTAACCGTAGTAGGTACACGCCCGGAAATTATTCGCCTTTCGCGCGTAATGGCTAAGCTCGACGAATCGGAAACTATTCAGCATATTACAGTCCACACCGGACAAAATTATGATTATGAGTTGAATGAAATATTTTATAAAGATTTGGAGATTCGCAAACCTGATTATTTTTTGAATGCTGCAGGAAAGAATGCAACCGAAACGGCAGGTCAAATCCTCATCAACATCGATTCGGTACTGGAAAAAGAACATCCCGACGCCTTTCTGGTACTTGGTGACACCAACTCGTGCCTTTGCGCCATTGCAGCCAAGAAACGGCATATTCCCATTTTCCATATGGAAGCGGGTAACCGGTGTTTCGACCAGCGCGTTCCCGAAGAAAGCAACCGCAAAATCGTGGATCACATTGCGGATATCAATCTTACTTACAGCTCCATTGCACGGGAATACCTGCTGCGGGAAGGATTGCCGGCCGACCGGATCATCAAAACGGGCAGTCCGATGTATGAGGTGCTGATGCATTACCTGCCGAAAATTCAACAATCCCCGGTTTTGGAGCAATTGGGGCTTGAAAGGGAAAAATATTTTGTGGTTTCGGCACACCGGGAAGAAAACATCAATTCGGAAAAGAATTTCTTTCATTTGGTGGAAATTCTCAATTTGATTGCGGAACATTATGGTTTTCCCGTGATTGTTTCAACTCATCCGCGAACACGAAAAATGATTGAAGAAAAGCAGGTGCGTTTTCATCCGTTAATACAGCTGATGAAACCGATGGGTTTTAGTGATTACAATTGGTTGCAGATAAATGCGTATGCCGTGTTGTCCGACAGCGGAACCATATCGGAAGAATCGTCCATTTTGAATTTCCGGGCACTGAATATCCGCGAAACGCATGAACGCCCCGAAGCCATGGAAGAAGCCTCGGTTATGATGGTGGGGCTGAATCCCGAACGCGTGATGCAGGGGCTGGTACAGTTGCAGTATCAGGAGATTGGTTCTGAACGTAATTTTAGGCTGGTAGCTGATTACACAATGCCTAACGTGAGCGACAAAGTGGTGCGGGTAATTATTTCATATACCGATTATGTCAAAAGAGTTGTGTGGCAAGAGTATTAA